Proteins from a genomic interval of Acidobacteriota bacterium:
- a CDS encoding helix-turn-helix domain-containing protein encodes MSDHPVNDYVCESIRLVRLEKGIKVQDMARRTGIPLGSYSCLETGRYRMSLDLLFRILCVLGLNIEQTWPYRVEEASPEMTAEQVRRIVRRAARDRPALVTNEEILSLVCTCLGITRKDLLSDSRQRHLAEGRALAALLCKETPHLSLLEMSRLLGRHPSSLSHSLRRLSRRLQWDQRMKLHLKNCRAELAALTEKKRKGNGRDRGEER; translated from the coding sequence ATGTCTGATCACCCCGTCAACGACTATGTGTGTGAAAGCATCCGGCTGGTGCGCCTGGAAAAAGGCATCAAGGTTCAGGACATGGCCCGGCGCACCGGAATACCGCTGGGCTCTTACTCCTGCCTGGAAACCGGCCGCTACCGCATGAGTCTCGACCTCCTCTTCCGCATTCTCTGTGTACTGGGTCTGAACATCGAGCAGACTTGGCCTTACCGTGTCGAGGAAGCCAGCCCCGAAATGACCGCGGAGCAGGTGCGGAGGATTGTCCGGCGGGCCGCCCGCGACCGGCCCGCTCTGGTGACCAACGAAGAGATCCTCTCGCTGGTCTGCACCTGCCTGGGAATCACCCGGAAAGACCTGCTGTCGGACTCGCGCCAGAGGCACTTAGCCGAGGGACGGGCGCTGGCGGCGCTGCTCTGCAAAGAGACTCCCCACTTGTCGCTGCTCGAGATGAGCCGTTTGCTGGGGCGCCATCCCTCTTCGCTGAGTCATTCCCTGCGCCGCCTCAGCAGGCGTCTGCAGTGGGACCAGCGGATGAAGCTTCACCTCAAAAACTGCCGTGCCGAACTGGCGGCCCTCACCGAGAAAAAGCGCAAGGGCAACGGGCGGGATCGGGGAGAGGAGCGATGA
- a CDS encoding sigma factor-like helix-turn-helix DNA-binding protein gives MNADSVDLRDTDVGPRVERILGHSGCRTVGQALSRGEDWRMGRPSYGPQSEQELQDAIARLQSLPRSVLQRLETMESLLDSSPEAVCLHLFRRRLGRWTTHEKVFNHQALLALRQAEVERIFPQAQSALETLHRLGDDARPARRFLPRHDLSQERRPCEAPSESLGRLIKAYPPDSFKHRFLQRHTEENWPLAERALFDFARTVLPLDRWCQELAGRFLPSWVYFRLIVPRSASMSLQRRSRRCGWDTFGEALGDSWRDLNGNHDQVGEKALQQAVIEMSAEGPGWPLSLSRVGREESFREAFYASLERLDPRRERILRWRLGVDGPRPLTLQRTAALDGTSAERVRQLELTAWQHLFEEEPWPQRVRGIVEEISGEQRWEVPLELVAQDAWMLGSGSPLCESFLTALLRKVLGKAWTVRRRSAGGRVLLVASLRRG, from the coding sequence ATGAACGCCGACTCCGTCGATCTGCGAGACACCGATGTGGGCCCCCGTGTGGAGCGCATTCTGGGCCACAGCGGCTGCCGAACGGTCGGCCAAGCCCTGAGCCGAGGAGAGGATTGGCGGATGGGCCGTCCCAGCTACGGCCCCCAATCCGAGCAAGAGCTGCAGGACGCCATAGCCCGGCTCCAGAGCCTGCCCAGATCGGTCTTGCAGCGTCTGGAAACCATGGAGTCTCTGCTGGACAGCTCTCCAGAGGCGGTCTGCCTGCACCTCTTCCGCCGCCGCCTGGGTCGCTGGACAACTCACGAGAAGGTCTTCAACCACCAGGCCCTGCTGGCTCTGCGCCAGGCCGAAGTGGAGAGGATCTTTCCGCAAGCGCAATCAGCGTTAGAGACCTTGCATCGCTTGGGAGACGACGCCCGGCCCGCACGCCGGTTCCTGCCGCGCCACGACCTGTCGCAGGAGCGCCGGCCCTGCGAGGCGCCGTCGGAATCGCTAGGAAGGCTCATCAAGGCTTATCCTCCAGACAGCTTCAAGCACCGCTTCCTGCAACGGCATACGGAGGAGAACTGGCCCTTGGCCGAGCGGGCTCTTTTCGATTTCGCCCGCACCGTGCTGCCCCTGGACCGTTGGTGCCAGGAGCTGGCCGGCCGGTTCCTGCCCAGTTGGGTCTATTTCAGGCTGATCGTCCCCCGCAGTGCCAGTATGAGCCTGCAGCGGCGCTCCCGCAGATGCGGCTGGGATACTTTCGGCGAAGCGCTGGGAGACTCGTGGCGCGATCTCAACGGCAATCACGATCAGGTGGGCGAGAAGGCACTGCAGCAAGCCGTCATCGAGATGAGCGCGGAGGGTCCCGGCTGGCCGCTGTCGCTCAGCCGCGTGGGCCGGGAGGAGAGTTTTCGTGAGGCTTTCTACGCTTCGTTGGAGCGGCTCGACCCTCGGCGTGAGAGGATTCTCCGCTGGCGACTGGGTGTGGATGGGCCGCGGCCGCTCACTTTGCAGCGGACGGCCGCCCTGGACGGCACCAGCGCCGAACGCGTCCGCCAGCTTGAGCTGACCGCTTGGCAGCACCTCTTCGAAGAGGAGCCTTGGCCCCAGCGGGTGCGAGGCATCGTGGAGGAGATTTCAGGGGAGCAGCGGTGGGAGGTCCCGCTGGAGCTGGTGGCACAGGACGCCTGGATGCTGGGATCCGGCAGTCCCCTGTGCGAGTCCTTCCTGACCGCTCTGCTGCGCAAGGTCTTGGGCAAGGCCTGGACCGTCCGTCGCCGAAGCGCCGGAGGCCGGGTCCTCTTGGTTGCGAGTCTCCGCCGGGGGTAA